A region of the Ranitomeya variabilis isolate aRanVar5 chromosome 5, aRanVar5.hap1, whole genome shotgun sequence genome:
ACTTTCCACACACAGGAAACTCGGGACCAGTAGAGCAAAACAGGTATGTATGCAACATGAACTGAGTCCAGCTAAAGTTTTCGTTTGCTGCAACTGCACAGCAGAGGGTAGTGGCCATAGGAGAAGGTGGTGAAGCCATACCAAGCCATGGTAAATGCGTAACAGTACCCCCATTTTATGGTCCCTCCTGGACAAATCAGTAATAAATAAAACAGGATGTTTTGCCACAAAAATTCTTGAGCGGGATTGGAATATCTATGATTTTTTTCAGCACCCAGCATCTCTCCTCAGGACGACAAGTCATTTTACATTCCAGAACTTGGTTAATTTTATACTCCGTGACTGGATCAGAAGCAGAAACTGTTTTGACCGTTAAAGAGGACCTGTTGAGGGTCACAGGATGACCTACAGATGGAAAATGAAGAGGCAGGCAGAAGCAAAGACACACTCCGGCAGGCTCAGTCATGTCTTCCCTGCGGCTCTCATTCGTCCCATGCCTGGAGAAGACATCGGTGAAGTTCTGATAGGAGGCAGAAAAATTAGAGGCTGCAGATGAAGAGCAGATTTTCTGAGGTGGTGGTTGAGACGGAATTTTGAAGCAGTTATGAACACAAGATGATCCCCTTTAGGAGATCTGGTTGGATGACCAGTTAATGACCAGGGCATTCAGCCATAGCCGAGGAGGTCCTAAAAGCAGCAATGTAAAACAAAGTGGCAAAACTAAAATAGAAATGTCCTTAACGTGTAGAGCACCAATCGGAAGGGTTACTTTAACTGTCAAAAATTGGAGGCGACTGTCACGCAATGCCTTGGGACTGTGGTAGCTAACCAGATCCCTAGAACTAGGGGTGCCCTAATCTATCCCCTGGATTACTTCTCAAGGTTGAAACACTGGGTTCAAGTGCCTTTCTAGTCTCCTATAtcaacccttatctgtcccctcctccacccagggaagtggCAAGCTGAAGTGTATACGATAACACCAGACAAATAAGGGAAGACTACAGAGCAATGTACTGTAATGCGCATGCccagtggcgtatccgggggggcagccagggcatgtgccctgggtgcagccgacaggggggcgccagcgggccgcctgatgatgcggcggtcctaggaggctcctcgtcctgtactgagcggtcacatggtaccgctcattacagtaatgaatatgcggccccacctccaataggggtggagccgcatattcattactgtaatgagcagtaacagtgaccgttcagtacaggaagaagctggaacaaggagcaggtgaatattgaaagtgccgagggcctgagcgaaggagaggtgagtatgtaattttttttatcgcagcaacagcaaatggggcaagtgtctgtatggggcatcttatggggccataacatttgtgcagtactatatggggcaagtgtctgtatagagcatcttatggggccataacgtttgtgcagcactatatggggcaagtgtctggtctgtatagagcatcttatggggccagactgatcctttgccccgggtgcaggaaaggctagatacacctctgcgcaTGCCCCGAGAAAGGCCAAAGGGAGCCAATGATCCAGAGGTAAATCGGTGCACGCGCATTACAGTACTTTCCTCTGTCCTtggcagggcagagcaaagtatgacTGCGCATGACCATTTAATTCAATATTGTGTCATCTATGTTATAGAACACTTTTAATTTTTAATCATTCTTCCAGTATATAACCTTCATTCACCTTCAGACTCACTTTTTTCCTTGTTATATGAATGAAAATACAAGTGTATTAATCCTAACTGTGAGCACCTGCCTTCACCCCAGACCATGATGCTCAATTCAGCCCTTAGGTCATATGGAGGAACAGTGCTGGGGCTAACAGATGTTTTTATTGAAATTTCCGTATtattaaaatacatttaaaaaaaaataaaaaaaataaaaaaggaggatatttcctttaaatgtttttaaatttataCACAGGACTATTTAGTGGGTATGTTGTTCATGTATGTGCAGAAAAAAATTAATTAGGGTGATAAAGGTAAGTCATTGCTTACATACCTGTATTTTTTGGAGGTTCCATGTACCCTGGTGCTGGAGGTTGACCACTTTGCCAGCCATGCTGAGGATATCCTTGATAATCTGGCTGCCCTGGCTGATATCCTGGATATCCTGGCTGATATCCTGGCTGGCCGGGCTGATATCCTGGCTGATATCCTGGCTGGCCGGGCTGATATCCTGGCTGATATCCTGGCTGGCTGGGCTGATATCCTGGCTGATATTCTGGCTGGCCGGGCTGATATCCTGCAGGAACAGGTGGATAACCAGGATACTGAGGTGGGCCACCTTGTGGTTGTCCATACGGTGGATAAGGTCCAGGTTGATTAACCCCTGCGTATGGTGGAGGATTTTCATAATTCATAGTGAACTGTAATCCATAAAACCAAAAATAAGTTTTCAGGCAAGACTGAATAACATTCTACTTTCAAATAATGTCTATAACATTTTATGAAACACCAATCCAATTTATGATAAAGTCACGCTGCAGTGTCTGTTTGCCATACGTGTAGTTTCTGGCACATACGGTATATCAAACGTAGCCATAAGATACAGTAGTATAGTTTTTGCCCTCTGTTAAGCCGATATACGTACAAAGGCATTCTGCAGAAAATAAATGTATACCATGCAGGAtagctttgtgtttttttttaatacatgagACCATTTAAAGGGACCCTGTTACCAGGTCAAAAGAGTCTAGGCTTGGTTTTATTTTATTCCTGTTGCTCCCATTAGTATTTCACTTTTTTGCCATACGGTTCCCAAGAGATGGGTCTTTTTATTTTTTGATccttggaatatatatatatatatatatatatatatatatatatatatatatatatatatatatatatatatatatatatatatatatatatatatatatatatatatatatatatatatatatataaatataaaataggGGGTGGTGGGTTTATAACATAAGGGCACTGTTTACCCAGTGACAGGCCCTCATTAAGTGGCTCATATCGCTATATTAGTGTACATAGAATATGCCTTGAAATATTCCCAACGACCCCCCCCCCCAGCAAAAACGGCAACGTTTTGATTCACAGGGTGTCGATGTTGTCATAGAAGATGGGAGGGCTACTAAAGGACTCTGTGTGCCATTTTGGTGCTCCTATGATAAATGTAATGTACATTACAATACCAAGGTAAAGCTGTAATTCTACTGACCTCTAGAGTAAAGTTAAGTCATTTTTTGTCAAATAATATCATAAGAAGAAAACCTAGCAGCAATGACAAAATGGTTTAAAAAGGAAATTATACagtaaatgaatggtgtcattcaaaatggtAACGTGTCCTGCAAAGAAAACTGGATGGAAACgaaagaaagttatggctcttggagcatgggcagaaaaaaaactaaaaagtgaaaaataatTTGGCCATGGCAGAAAGCTTATCAACCATGCtcccaatggaaaaaaaaaacattcagctTCAGAATGTTATGGCAAGCCAAGACTGTTGATTAGTTATTTTTTAATGACCACggcgtgaatgtgcacctacacaatGTACTTATATCAACgtgttccagctcatttctttggttttgccttAGTTTTTTGTATTTGTACAGGGGCGTGGCTCCAAGGCCAGGACAAGGGGTAGACAGGGTAGACACCTGCCTAGGGCGCTACCTCTTGCCTACCGGAGGGGTGcacactgagaaaaaaaaaaaaaattgctgaatgcTTGAGGAACCCTTCCTGGCATACAGCGCTGTAGCATAGGGCGCAGGGACACAGGGGAGCAGTGCCAGTCACTGACACCGCTCACCCCTCTCTATGCCTATACCCTGGCAGTCACTCCCTCCCTGCACTCAACTGTATTCGCATCTGTCAGATGATAATACAACTTATGTCAGTGCCGTCCATGACAGGAGCAGAGGAGCTATAGTAAGCCTCCTGCTCCGTGAGGAATGCAAGCAAGATGCAGGCTACTTCCGGCCCGCGCTTTGTTGAAGACTCAGCAGGGGACGTGAGATGGCGTGACGCAGTGACGATGGTTAGGTAGCCTGGATTAGGTGAgcataagctttttttttttttcttttaaattgttATATTACATGGCCATGAAATGAAGGGCTATGCGGGGGGGCGTAAAATGAGGATCTTTGCAAAGGGGCATAAAATGAGAGACTGTGAAGGGGGCATAAAATGAAGGgccagggttaaagggaacctgtcaactgaatttggtgggacaggtttgcggtcatatgggcggggttttcgggtgtttgattcaccctttacttacccgctggctgcatgctggccacaatattggagtgaagttcatgctgtgtcctccgtagtacacgcctgcgcaaggcaatcttgccttgcgcacacgcagtatgctttgcccaactgcgggcaaagccgaaaagcattagtgcgcatgcgacggcgcactatgtcccggaacacagctaaatacttccggtacatagtgtgccggcgcatgcacactaatgcttttcatCTGGGTCGGGAGGCTTGACCGGCATCGTTCTGGTCTTCAATGCTTGACCATCGTCGTCATCCAAGTTTGGGCCTTACTTGTACACACGGCTGGGCCAAACTGTAATAGCTACTGGAGCTGCGGCAGGACCAACTATCATTTCCATTGGCGCCAACTGTCTTTTCTCGGCCTTGCCGGGCCTTTTATGTTTAGTCACTGCGACCTGGTGCCATCATTTAAACTCTTCCCCTGGAGACCATCTAATTTCTTTTTGGTTCCTGCTAACACAATTCTTTCATTTTTTAATTTGACTTTCAGTTTTGTCCAGCAGATGGCGGTGTTCGCTCATAGTTACCCTGTCTCCCTTGTCCATCTCTCTAcacttttatgcacgcttaaaaagatggacacagcTAGGTCAGAGGCCAGACAATGTTCAGTGTCTccacctgcctcattatagggaacagTCCCAGCAGAGATGCCGTCCGAATCATGCATTTCAGagttttacacagaaaccccgatgtaaaCAATCAGCgtaaagcacaggataaatgtgagacaAATCTTACTGTgacctttgggaggcagaatgaacaaattaacagcagcgctgacatcacataggtgaagtgagttcattggctgtgaacttctattccctgtctgacggcaccatgagtagaactttctcacgctcgcggtaCCCTCAGACAGAGAACAGAagttcacagagagacactgagcacatAGTGCTCAGTGTGTCAGCTGTATGACAGGCTGTAAGGACACATCATGCATCAATCCAGCCtgctatctagatgtagcagagctggaccagtcatgggacaaatggattaaaagcatctctgcggaaaggggaggaatactgtttgtttttttacctcttttgcagatgacgatgGCATCGAGGCAataggcgaggtcataagtatggtttaattaagaatgttaaaggagtctgtgtctttctttcaattaaaggacttttttccgggtgtctgtgttttcttacaatgtgactatggggttagtaatgggggcatcttattgacgcctctcaaaTACGACCCTCGGGCTTGATGCTACCCGACGGTAACATCTACCCCCCCAACTAATACCCCAATTGCccgtgctacagggcaagtgggaagagcaaaactaggtgccagaattggtgcatcttagagatgcgccttttctggggtggctgagagctgatgtttttagcttgggggggggggcaatatccatggccccttcctaggctataagtgacagacgcagctgtctgcatagcctttgctggttattaattataggtggaccccacatcatttttttttttggggggggggagaattccccattttaatagccagtaaaggttaaagggcacctgtcaccccgttttttcggtatgagataaaaatactgttaaatagggcctgagctgtgcattgcaatagtgtagtttgtggaccccgattccccacctatgctgccgaaatacgttaccaaagtagtcgttttcgcctgtcaatcaggctggtctggtcaaaagggcgtggtgtcttcccccagattttgcttagttttccgttggtggcgtagtggtttgcgcatgcctaaggtcccgaatcctctgccaggggattgaaaagagcgcgatgttcgttatttcattggtgatcggtgggcgcggccatcttcctttggccgcgcgtgcgcagaagcggcgctctgctggccgcggcttcaggaaaatggctgcgggatgccgcgcgtgcgcagatggatatcgcggcggccattttcctgaagccgagatgcgaactctacttcaggaaaatggccgccgcgatatccatctgcgcacgcgcggcatcccgcggccattttcctgaagccgcggccagcagagcgccgcttctgcgcacgcgcggccaaaggaagatggccgcgcccaccgatcaccaatgaaataacgaacatcgcgctcttttcaatcccctggcagaggattctggacttgggcatgcgcacaccactacgccaccaacggaaaactaagcaaaatctggggtagacaccacgcccttttgaccagaccagcctgattgacaggcgaaaacgactactttggtaacgtatttcggcagcataggtggggaatcggggtccacaaaatacactattgtaatgcacagctcaggccctatttaacagtatttttatctcataccgaaaaaacggggtgacaggttccctttaattatacagctgtaagctgatattaatagcctgggaagctccatgggtattacactCTTCCCAGGCTTTAAACTTCGGCCCCCagacgtcggctttccctctgctggttacgaaaattgagcgggagcccacgccatttttttttcaaaaaataatcttttattcatTAAATacgtgtacagtaatttgcacacactgtactaattgtatttatcactgacatctatatatacactactgttcaaaagtttagggtcacttagaaatttccttatttttgaaagaaaagcagttttttccaatgaagctaacattaaatgattcagaaatacactctatacattgttaatgtgttaaatgactattttagctgcaaacgtctggtttgtaacggaatatcttcataggtgatagaggcccatttccaacaaccatcactccagtgttctaatTGTACTTTgtctttgctaactgtgtaagaaggataatggatggttagaatacccttgaaaacccttgagtAAGTATGTTAGCACAAGTGAGAACAGTtttgctgattagagaacctataaacctgaccatcCTTTGAGCtaattgagaatctggagcattacatttgttggttccattaaactcgaaATGgccggaaaaccggtttttacttaccggtaataggattttacagagtccacgacagcacccacgagagagaggatccgcccaccatccggaCACGAACCTACAgattaaaaaggggcggcccccctcgccctccagtttgtgttccagagtacaagggatactgccaatgaatcagtacatgataaTAATATCCTAAACcatactaaataccatcacctctatagagtgatctctaaagGCACACCTTCCCAAGAGTGCAAGAACAAGTAATTATATACATGGGgggaatgtacgggtgctgtcgtggactctgtaaaatcctattaccggtaagtaaaaaccggttttcctatcgccacgacagcacccacgagagactttcaaagacttattaactgggagggaccacagcactaagtactgaacggccaaagtgtaagctggaattagcagatagatcaaggcgatagtgtttaaaaaaggtggaaggtgatgaccaggttgccgccttacatatcatatcaatggggacatctgccttctccgcccaagatgaCGCCATAGCCCGAGTGGAATGCGCCTTGATGCCCTCTGGTGGTGTCTCCCCTCTGGCAGACTAAGCAAGACATATAgcatccctaatccatctagcgATAGAACGCTTCGTGACACTTGAACCTTTCCTTCGAttttggaaaaaaacaaacaaagccctactctgtctccagctttgtgtcctatccaaATACTCTAATACTGCCCTCTTTACATCTAgagtatgatattttttctcctgcTCTGAAGCTGGATTCTCATAAAAAGATGGTAattaaat
Encoded here:
- the LOC143776563 gene encoding uncharacterized protein LOC143776563 → MKILHHTQGLINLDLIHRMDNHKVAHLSILVIHLFLQDISPASQNISQDISPASQDISQDISPASQDISQDISPASQDISQDIQDISQGSQIIKDILSMAGKVVNLQHQGTWNLQKIQYTL